In Arthrobacter sp. PAMC25284, a single genomic region encodes these proteins:
- a CDS encoding 3-hydroxyacyl-CoA dehydrogenase family protein has translation MSNSVLPANLPNSVLPHSVGVLGGGRMGAGIAHAFLIKGAHVVVVERDEASAEAARERVESAAAKSIERGAADGNLDEIVSRFSVGVDYNDFRDRGLVIEAVPEDWDVKVTALRGIEERLAADAFLASNTSSLSVNGLARELSRPQNFLGLHFFNPVPASTLIEVVLGEQTAGHLAEAARGWVEALGKTAVVVNDAPGFASSRLGVAIALEAMRMVEEGVASAADIDNAMVLGYKHPTGPLRTTDIVGLDVRLGIAEYLQSTLGERFAPPQILRDKVARGELGRKSGKGFFDWTD, from the coding sequence ATGAGCAACTCCGTCCTTCCCGCAAACCTTCCCAACAGCGTCCTTCCCCACTCCGTGGGAGTTCTCGGCGGCGGCCGGATGGGCGCCGGCATCGCCCACGCGTTTCTGATCAAGGGAGCCCACGTCGTCGTGGTCGAGCGCGACGAAGCCTCGGCCGAGGCCGCCCGCGAACGGGTCGAGTCAGCGGCGGCCAAGAGCATCGAACGCGGAGCCGCCGACGGCAACCTGGACGAGATCGTGTCCCGGTTCAGTGTGGGCGTGGACTACAACGACTTCCGGGACCGGGGCCTGGTCATTGAGGCCGTCCCGGAGGACTGGGACGTGAAAGTCACCGCGCTGCGCGGCATCGAAGAGCGGCTCGCCGCCGACGCCTTCCTCGCCTCCAACACCTCGTCACTGTCCGTCAACGGCCTGGCCCGCGAGCTGAGTCGCCCGCAAAACTTCCTGGGGCTGCACTTCTTCAACCCGGTCCCCGCCTCCACCCTCATCGAAGTGGTGCTCGGCGAGCAGACCGCCGGACACCTGGCCGAGGCGGCCCGGGGCTGGGTCGAAGCGCTGGGCAAGACCGCCGTCGTCGTCAATGATGCGCCGGGCTTCGCTTCCTCACGACTTGGCGTGGCAATCGCGCTGGAAGCGATGCGCATGGTGGAGGAAGGCGTGGCTTCGGCAGCGGACATCGACAACGCCATGGTGCTCGGCTACAAGCACCCCACCGGCCCGCTGCGGACTACGGATATCGTGGGCCTGGATGTCCGGCTGGGCATCGCCGAATACCTTCAGTCGACCCTGGGGGAGCGCTTCGCGCCGCCGCAGATCCTGCGGGACAAGGTGGCGCGCGGCGAACTGGGCCGCAAGTCCGGCAAGGGCTTCTTCGACTGGACGGACTGA
- a CDS encoding metal ABC transporter permease, protein MDLISLVMEPLGYGFMVRAIITTALAAIVCAVLSCWLVLIGWSLMGDAVSHAVLPGVVLAYIAGVPFTLGALVFALIAVTLIGVVRNTSRVKEDAAIGIVFSSLFALGLVLISVTPSQTDLNHIIFGNLLGVSVPDLIQVLVLGVVAFAILILKRRDLTLYAFDPTHAHAIGLSPKRLGALLLGLLALTSVVALQTVGVVLVVAMLIIPGATAYLLTDSFSRMLLIAPVISAVCSVTGIYLSYYLDTASGGMVVLAQSAVFAAVYLFSPRQGLIGTRLAMARRRKAALLAA, encoded by the coding sequence ATGGATCTCATTAGTCTTGTTATGGAGCCTCTCGGCTACGGCTTTATGGTCCGGGCAATCATCACAACGGCGCTGGCGGCGATTGTGTGCGCCGTGCTGAGCTGCTGGCTGGTGCTGATCGGCTGGTCGCTGATGGGGGACGCCGTCTCCCACGCCGTGCTGCCGGGCGTTGTGCTCGCCTACATCGCGGGGGTGCCCTTTACCCTCGGCGCGCTGGTGTTTGCGCTGATCGCGGTGACCCTGATCGGCGTTGTCCGCAACACCAGCCGGGTGAAGGAGGACGCGGCCATCGGCATCGTGTTCTCCTCGCTCTTTGCGCTGGGCCTGGTGCTGATCTCTGTCACGCCGAGCCAAACGGACCTCAACCACATCATCTTCGGCAACCTGCTGGGCGTCAGCGTCCCGGACCTGATTCAGGTGCTCGTCCTGGGGGTCGTGGCTTTCGCCATCCTGATCCTCAAGCGCCGGGACCTTACGCTGTACGCCTTCGATCCCACCCACGCCCACGCGATCGGCCTGTCCCCGAAGCGCCTCGGGGCGCTGCTGCTGGGTCTCCTCGCGCTGACGTCCGTTGTGGCGCTGCAGACGGTGGGGGTGGTGCTGGTTGTGGCCATGCTGATCATTCCGGGCGCCACGGCCTACCTCCTGACGGACAGTTTCTCCCGCATGCTGCTGATCGCCCCGGTCATCTCCGCGGTTTGCTCCGTCACGGGCATCTACCTCAGCTACTACCTGGACACCGCCTCCGGCGGAATGGTTGTGCTGGCGCAAAGCGCGGTGTTCGCCGCCGTCTACCTGTTCAGCCCGCGGCAGGGCCTGATCGGCACCCGGCTGGCGATGGCCCGCCGCAGGAAAGCGGCCCTGCTGGCCGCATGA
- a CDS encoding CsbD family protein — MGIGDKIQNEAQHLGGKAKEATGDATNNEELRAEGQKDQVAADAKKVGENVKDAFKRD, encoded by the coding sequence ATGGGCATTGGAGACAAGATCCAGAACGAGGCACAGCACCTTGGCGGAAAAGCCAAGGAAGCTACCGGAGACGCCACGAATAACGAAGAACTGCGGGCCGAGGGACAGAAGGACCAAGTCGCAGCTGACGCGAAGAAGGTCGGCGAAAACGTCAAGGACGCCTTCAAGAGAGACTAG
- a CDS encoding enoyl-CoA hydratase/isomerase family protein yields the protein MAALNPGDFRTLKIQEGADRLVVLLNRPEVRNAIDQDMVDELHRVCAALEHEPKVLILAGTDGVFASGADISQLRERRRDDALQGINSTIFVRIAKLPLPVIAALDGFCLGGGAELAYAADFRIGTPGVRIGNPETGLGILAAAGASWRLKELVGEPVAKEILLAGVVLGAERALAVNLITEIHEAPELMAAAHRLADRIARQDPLAVRITKSVFHAPEGAHPLIDQLAQGILFESQAKFDRMQDFLDRKATKKTAGDPPAAPAPDAEKNQP from the coding sequence ATGGCAGCCCTGAACCCCGGCGACTTCCGCACGCTCAAGATCCAGGAGGGCGCTGACCGGCTGGTGGTGCTGCTGAACCGGCCAGAGGTCCGCAATGCCATTGACCAGGACATGGTCGATGAACTCCACCGGGTCTGCGCGGCGCTGGAGCATGAGCCCAAGGTGCTCATTCTCGCCGGAACCGACGGAGTATTCGCCTCCGGGGCGGATATTTCACAGCTGCGCGAACGCCGCCGTGATGACGCCCTCCAGGGAATCAACTCCACCATTTTCGTCCGGATTGCCAAACTGCCCCTTCCGGTCATCGCCGCGCTGGACGGATTCTGCCTGGGCGGCGGAGCCGAACTGGCGTACGCCGCAGACTTCCGGATCGGCACCCCCGGCGTGCGGATCGGGAACCCGGAGACCGGACTCGGAATCCTCGCTGCCGCCGGCGCGAGCTGGCGGCTCAAAGAACTGGTAGGGGAGCCCGTCGCGAAGGAAATCCTGCTGGCCGGCGTCGTGCTCGGGGCCGAACGGGCCCTCGCAGTGAACCTCATTACCGAGATCCATGAGGCCCCGGAGCTGATGGCCGCGGCCCACCGGCTGGCGGACCGGATCGCACGGCAGGACCCGTTGGCCGTGCGGATCACCAAGTCCGTCTTCCACGCCCCGGAAGGGGCGCATCCGCTCATCGACCAGTTGGCGCAGGGCATCCTCTTCGAATCGCAGGCCAAGTTCGACCGCATGCAGGATTTCCTGGACCGGAAAGCCACGAAGAAAACAGCAGGAGACCCGCCCGCAGCACCGGCCCCCGACGCAGAAAAGAACCAGCCATGA
- a CDS encoding SRPBCC family protein, whose protein sequence is MITVTGTVRSALAAPEALDYLAAFEHTPEWDPGTPVVRTLSEGPVAVGHRYHAEAEFRGKRQTLIYEVVELTQSRVRLRGENKTVVSVDTIDVAPSGTGSEVQYTAEFQLKGWLKIAEPLMRPAFQSLAGPAMDGMKQALDARA, encoded by the coding sequence ATGATCACCGTCACCGGTACTGTCCGTTCCGCCCTCGCGGCCCCCGAAGCCCTCGACTACCTTGCCGCATTTGAACACACGCCGGAGTGGGACCCCGGGACACCTGTTGTTAGAACACTCTCGGAGGGACCAGTCGCGGTGGGCCACAGGTATCACGCCGAAGCCGAGTTCCGGGGCAAACGCCAGACGCTGATTTACGAGGTGGTTGAACTGACGCAAAGCCGCGTCAGGCTGCGCGGCGAAAACAAGACCGTTGTCTCTGTGGACACGATTGATGTGGCACCGTCGGGAACGGGCTCCGAGGTCCAGTACACGGCAGAGTTCCAGCTCAAGGGATGGCTCAAGATCGCCGAGCCGCTGATGAGGCCGGCCTTCCAGTCGCTGGCTGGTCCCGCCATGGACGGAATGAAGCAGGCCCTCGACGCGAGGGCCTGA
- a CDS encoding SRPBCC family protein, translating into MEHTMILTQRIHAPAGAVWSVISDIPGSAATLSGIESVQMLSDGPYAVGTRWKETRSMMGRCETVEMWVSASEPPAPGRGGSTTVKAFQGGADYTSRFILAERDGGTDLTLTFGAELVEPTRFNKIMMAVFGGIGMRITGKALSRDLKEIAARAESL; encoded by the coding sequence ATGGAGCACACTATGATCCTCACGCAACGCATTCACGCCCCGGCCGGCGCCGTCTGGTCCGTCATTTCGGATATTCCGGGATCGGCAGCCACGCTGTCCGGCATCGAGTCCGTCCAGATGCTGTCTGATGGGCCCTACGCTGTGGGGACCCGCTGGAAAGAGACCCGCAGCATGATGGGCCGCTGCGAAACGGTGGAAATGTGGGTTTCCGCGAGCGAGCCGCCGGCCCCGGGCCGCGGCGGCAGCACCACGGTCAAGGCGTTCCAGGGCGGCGCCGACTACACCTCGCGGTTCATCCTGGCGGAGCGCGACGGCGGGACGGACCTCACGCTCACGTTTGGCGCCGAGCTGGTCGAACCCACCCGGTTCAACAAGATCATGATGGCGGTCTTCGGCGGGATCGGCATGCGGATCACCGGCAAGGCGCTCTCCCGGGATCTCAAGGAAATTGCCGCCAGGGCCGAGTCGCTCTGA
- a CDS encoding dienelactone hydrolase family protein, whose translation MARANPGRAGAGFSNIDLGAASTAAGGSPALRGYLVRPAGDGPFPAVLMIHEAFGLDENTVRHADRLAASGYVTLAVDLYSDGGARRCLVATMRSLAAGAGRAFTDLAAARAWLLESGQTTGKIGVIGFCMGGGFALLIAHDGFDAAAVNYGKIPKDPGVLAGSCPIVANFGGRDRTLPEAADKLAAALDGLGVEHDIQEFAAAGHAFLNEVPVGPRLLRPLYRVMGIGPDPQSAPEAWQRIDDHFARHLKDPPSAGR comes from the coding sequence ATGGCCAGAGCGAACCCGGGCCGAGCCGGGGCCGGGTTCAGCAACATCGATCTCGGCGCGGCCAGCACCGCCGCCGGCGGCTCCCCCGCGCTCCGCGGCTATCTCGTCCGCCCGGCGGGCGACGGGCCGTTCCCCGCCGTCCTGATGATCCACGAAGCCTTCGGCCTGGACGAGAACACGGTACGGCACGCAGACAGGTTGGCCGCCTCCGGTTATGTGACGTTGGCCGTGGACCTGTACAGCGACGGCGGTGCCCGCCGCTGCCTCGTCGCGACAATGCGCTCGCTCGCCGCCGGCGCGGGCCGCGCCTTCACGGATTTGGCCGCGGCACGGGCCTGGCTGCTGGAATCCGGACAGACCACCGGGAAAATCGGCGTCATCGGATTCTGCATGGGCGGCGGCTTCGCCCTGCTCATTGCCCATGACGGCTTCGATGCCGCCGCCGTGAACTACGGCAAAATACCCAAAGATCCCGGGGTTCTGGCCGGGTCGTGCCCGATCGTGGCGAACTTCGGCGGGAGGGACCGGACGCTGCCGGAGGCGGCGGATAAGCTCGCTGCGGCGCTCGATGGACTGGGCGTGGAACACGACATCCAGGAATTCGCTGCCGCCGGGCATGCGTTCCTCAACGAGGTGCCGGTGGGCCCAAGACTGCTGCGTCCGCTGTATCGGGTCATGGGCATCGGGCCGGATCCGCAATCGGCACCGGAAGCCTGGCAGCGGATCGACGACCATTTCGCCCGTCACCTGAAGGATCCGCCCTCGGCCGGCAGGTGA
- a CDS encoding metal ABC transporter ATP-binding protein has product MSSPAILVDGVTVHYGEVLALDAASLTLGAARICGLIGMNGSGKSTLFKVIMGMVKPDAGRVLIHGESPAIARKAGGIGYVPQSEDVDWQFPLSVHDVVMMGRYGHQGFTRRPSKADRAAVDHALDRVELSEFAGRQIGQLSGGQKKRAFVARGIAQGATTMLLDEPFAGVDKRSEATISRLLRELSADGCTILLSTHDLHALPQLCDEAVLLMRKVLMHGPPEEALKPENLAMAFGLDVLNRDLPDSGIPSRQAGS; this is encoded by the coding sequence ATGAGCAGTCCGGCAATTCTGGTGGACGGCGTCACCGTCCACTACGGCGAGGTCCTGGCGCTCGACGCCGCGTCGCTGACGCTTGGCGCGGCCCGGATCTGCGGGCTGATCGGCATGAACGGCTCCGGAAAGTCCACGCTTTTCAAAGTGATCATGGGAATGGTCAAGCCCGACGCCGGCCGGGTCCTCATCCACGGGGAATCACCGGCCATAGCCCGCAAGGCCGGCGGCATCGGGTATGTCCCGCAGAGCGAGGATGTGGACTGGCAGTTCCCGCTGTCCGTCCATGACGTGGTGATGATGGGCCGCTACGGCCATCAGGGATTCACGCGGCGACCCTCCAAAGCCGACCGTGCCGCCGTCGACCATGCACTCGACCGCGTGGAACTCTCGGAGTTCGCAGGCCGGCAAATCGGGCAGCTCTCCGGCGGCCAAAAGAAACGCGCGTTCGTGGCCCGGGGGATAGCCCAGGGTGCCACCACGATGCTCCTGGACGAGCCGTTTGCCGGGGTGGACAAGCGCTCGGAAGCCACCATCAGCAGGCTCCTGCGGGAGCTTTCCGCGGACGGCTGCACGATCCTCCTTTCCACGCACGACCTGCACGCACTGCCGCAACTGTGCGACGAAGCGGTGCTGCTCATGCGCAAGGTCCTGATGCACGGACCGCCCGAGGAGGCCTTGAAGCCCGAGAACCTGGCGATGGCCTTTGGACTTGACGTCCTCAACCGGGATCTTCCGGACAGCGGCATACCGAGCCGGCAGGCCGGAAGCTGA
- a CDS encoding SGNH/GDSL hydrolase family protein — translation MPGIHQALFQWLPVRLQPRPVRVTDQLLAAEIKGNTLENSNTRRPRPALTGGLAALAMVLGLAAVPAGAAPPAKLAYVSVGDSYSAGTGAGVANNPGSACWQSSPGYVDDVGRTGRVSLVANAACHGALLSGGSATSVGNQIAALATPTAGSPTPALNSATGLVSITAGANDVGVYQVLSVCATSSSAQCSAAVALSGAALPGLRAGLTATYLGLKQVAPNARIAVLGYPRLFDPANGFPVIPPTNQIILNQATDQLNASIAAAVGASRAAGVDAQFVDVTDRFAGHAANSRDPWLVLDQSNPTADYNFHPTSTGYDEGYKSAIMGSVKPAQLAKK, via the coding sequence GTGCCCGGCATCCACCAGGCGCTTTTTCAATGGTTGCCGGTGCGTCTGCAGCCGCGTCCCGTGCGTGTCACTGACCAGCTGCTTGCCGCAGAGATCAAGGGGAACACCTTGGAAAATTCGAACACCCGACGCCCGCGCCCGGCATTGACGGGCGGCCTCGCCGCCCTCGCTATGGTTCTCGGACTGGCGGCGGTCCCTGCCGGGGCCGCGCCGCCGGCCAAACTCGCCTACGTCTCGGTGGGCGACTCCTATTCGGCCGGCACGGGGGCCGGGGTCGCCAACAACCCAGGCAGCGCCTGCTGGCAAAGCAGCCCCGGCTACGTCGATGACGTGGGACGGACAGGCAGGGTGTCGCTCGTGGCCAATGCGGCGTGCCACGGGGCCCTGCTGTCCGGCGGGTCCGCCACCAGCGTCGGGAACCAGATAGCCGCTCTGGCCACACCCACTGCCGGGTCCCCCACGCCGGCGTTGAATTCCGCCACGGGGCTGGTCAGCATCACGGCCGGCGCGAACGATGTGGGTGTCTACCAGGTGTTGTCCGTGTGCGCCACGTCCTCCTCCGCTCAGTGCAGCGCGGCCGTCGCGCTCTCCGGCGCTGCCCTCCCGGGCCTGCGCGCCGGGCTCACCGCCACCTATCTGGGACTGAAGCAGGTCGCTCCCAATGCCCGGATTGCCGTGCTTGGGTATCCCCGGCTCTTCGACCCGGCCAACGGCTTCCCGGTGATTCCGCCAACCAACCAGATCATCCTGAACCAGGCGACAGATCAGCTCAATGCCTCGATTGCCGCGGCGGTAGGTGCCTCCAGGGCAGCCGGAGTCGACGCGCAGTTCGTCGACGTCACAGACAGGTTCGCCGGCCACGCGGCCAACTCTCGGGATCCATGGCTGGTTCTGGACCAGTCCAATCCGACGGCTGACTACAATTTCCATCCGACCTCGACCGGTTACGACGAGGGGTACAAGAGCGCCATCATGGGATCGGTCAAACCGGCCCAGCTGGCCAAAAAGTAG
- a CDS encoding DUF6480 family protein has translation MTSQSPDPDPLENRITGLEPGGGVPPGETPPGEGSSVGPQGPKIREGRGFGQYLPIVIIAVVVAFVLLYFIGYIVGILS, from the coding sequence ATGACATCACAGAGTCCGGATCCGGATCCGCTGGAAAACAGGATTACCGGGCTGGAGCCGGGCGGCGGCGTGCCGCCCGGCGAGACGCCTCCGGGCGAGGGATCATCGGTCGGCCCGCAGGGGCCGAAGATCCGCGAGGGACGCGGCTTCGGCCAGTACCTGCCGATCGTCATCATCGCCGTCGTGGTGGCGTTCGTCCTGCTGTACTTCATCGGCTACATCGTCGGGATCCTGTCCTAG
- a CDS encoding pentapeptide repeat-containing protein yields the protein MGRSSGAGRPQPAAPRLAPVRLAELRDDASPDFRRGERYDGVRYTRASADGLELSGMDFLECEFAGISFNETQLRGATFRDCVLAEVYAPVFTAARTVLRDVEVSNPRWGSAELYESGWQSVRIDGGKLDYLNLRGSTLTDVQISDCIINELDLGSCTATRVALKNCTIGTLDVSGAKLKDVDVRTTEFRVVSGLGSLAGLVIDDNQLTLLAPLLAAHLGVVVA from the coding sequence ATGGGCCGCAGTTCCGGTGCAGGCAGGCCGCAGCCGGCTGCGCCGAGGCTGGCGCCCGTCCGGCTGGCGGAGTTGCGCGATGACGCGTCCCCGGATTTCCGGCGCGGTGAGCGGTACGACGGCGTCCGGTACACCAGGGCGTCAGCGGACGGGCTGGAACTGAGCGGCATGGATTTTCTGGAGTGTGAGTTCGCCGGAATTTCGTTCAATGAAACCCAGTTGCGCGGCGCCACCTTCCGCGACTGCGTGCTGGCTGAGGTCTATGCGCCGGTCTTTACGGCGGCACGTACGGTTCTGCGCGATGTGGAGGTCAGTAACCCGCGCTGGGGATCAGCGGAACTCTATGAGAGCGGCTGGCAGTCGGTACGGATCGACGGCGGCAAGCTGGACTACCTGAACCTGCGTGGTTCCACGCTGACGGATGTGCAAATCAGCGACTGCATTATCAACGAGCTGGATCTGGGCTCCTGCACCGCGACGCGGGTGGCGCTCAAGAACTGCACCATCGGTACCCTCGATGTCAGCGGCGCCAAACTTAAGGACGTTGACGTCCGGACAACTGAGTTCCGGGTGGTCAGCGGGCTGGGCAGTCTCGCCGGACTCGTCATCGACGACAACCAGCTCACCCTGCTCGCCCCGCTGCTAGCTGCCCACCTCGGCGTCGTGGTCGCGTAG
- a CDS encoding tyrosine-protein phosphatase, producing the protein MEASGKPAGWDGAVNAWHIAGEVYRMGRREWLTETGWRQAHRAGIRTVIDLRNDDEIRRRESDPPVNEAAMAAFDVVYAPTEDPANSEFRDICGPYMNNPADYADYARLFPEHLAGVFKAVAAARGGVVIHCSAGRDRSGVIAAMLQDLAGDSDDAIVLGYQQSARGINEHHRRAGVPHPRERYLPEDLLKPLLDFRRESLLQFVRSLRTEDFLRRNGVSDAELAAVMTKLGSAN; encoded by the coding sequence ATGGAAGCCTCTGGCAAACCCGCCGGCTGGGACGGGGCCGTTAACGCCTGGCATATCGCGGGTGAGGTATACCGGATGGGACGCCGGGAATGGCTCACGGAGACCGGCTGGCGCCAGGCCCATCGCGCCGGCATCCGGACGGTCATCGATCTCCGGAACGACGATGAGATCCGGCGGCGGGAAAGCGACCCGCCCGTAAACGAGGCTGCGATGGCGGCCTTCGACGTCGTGTACGCACCGACGGAAGATCCCGCCAACAGCGAGTTCCGCGACATCTGCGGGCCGTACATGAATAACCCGGCTGACTATGCTGACTACGCACGGCTGTTTCCGGAACACCTCGCCGGGGTCTTCAAGGCAGTCGCCGCGGCCCGCGGCGGTGTGGTGATCCACTGCTCGGCCGGCCGCGACCGCAGCGGCGTGATCGCGGCCATGCTGCAGGACCTGGCAGGCGACAGCGACGATGCCATCGTGTTGGGGTACCAGCAATCCGCGCGGGGCATCAATGAACATCACCGGCGGGCCGGCGTCCCGCATCCGCGCGAACGGTATTTGCCCGAGGACTTGCTCAAGCCGCTGCTGGATTTCCGCCGGGAGAGCCTGCTGCAGTTCGTCCGGTCCTTGAGGACCGAGGATTTCCTGCGCCGGAACGGTGTATCGGACGCGGAACTCGCCGCGGTGATGACCAAGCTGGGCAGCGCCAACTGA